The Salmo salar chromosome ssa06, Ssal_v3.1, whole genome shotgun sequence sequence GTGCTCTTTTGCCTCTTCCAAGAAAACCTACCACAATCTTGGCACATGAGATGTTTTCAGGCAGCAATAACAAACGGTACTGATTTGTGTGGCCAGATGTTAATTTCATGGACCCTTCTTGATGTTTTAATGAATGTAGCTTCAGCAAATAGTTGAGTTCATTACATAGTCATAATAAGTCAAAGAAATTGGCTAATTATCATGGTTTGGGTTGTCACCCTCAAAGATGTAAGCTATGCCCACTACTATGCTTAAACTCTACCATATTAAGTTTATACAGGCATGAGCCGAGGATTCATCAGAAAATATATATATGCTGTTTGCTATGTTGTATCAGATGTGATATGTTGTGCTGGGTTTGCACTAATTTCTGCACTTCTGCTCCTATTAAAGGGATAGATTGAGATTTTGGCAAATGAGCAATTTTGTCTACTTGCAGTGTCACGGACCCAATGTCTTTATttgtaattataaactgggtggttcgagctctgaatgctgattggcttaaagccgtggtatatcagaccgtataacaCGTGTGTGTGATATGACAAAACAGCTTTACTGTTCTAATaacgttgataaccagtttataatagcaataaagcaACTTGGGGCTTTGTGGTAcatagccaatataccacagctaagggctgtatccaggcactccgcgttgcgtctgTCTTAAGAACAGCacttagcagtggtatattgaccatataccacaccccttcttGCCTTACTGCTTGAATAGAATGTAAATGTCATCTAGAATGTAAAGAGATTCCTTGCTAGCAGGCAGACTTGGGGCATGTGGTTACCATGATGATGAATATAATCAAACAGCTCTGTCAAACAGagatcgctagctagctagctagctacattgtcAAAACAGCAATCAttacatttgtttattttcaGTTTTATTTATGCCCATTGTATTTATGCCCATTGTAAGTACCATAACAATGTTAGCTATTATTCAGTGAGAGAAATGTTTCAAGGTGGTGGCATTATTTTTACACTTATTATGAGCTAacttacgttagctagctagctaaagctacTGTTCTATGGTTCTGCTTTCTAACTTGGCTAATGTTATGTGAAGTGGTTTTCTGCGTGTGTTGTTCTTAAATGTTAGGTTTACCTCATTGTTGTTTGGAGTTAAGAAATGTTTCCTTTCTGTATTTTCAGTTTCAGAAAAAAAAGCAACACCTCTTATGGGTTTATTGGGCTACTGTTTATGCTAGCTGTCAAACTGTACACCAGAACAGAACACAGTGAGGACTGCATACCCATAGTCAGAGGAGCATGCTGGCTGATCCCATAGACTTTCAGTCATTACACTCACGCTAGCTGGCAATTGCTCCGTTAACACTAATTACCTTCAACTTCATttaaactgcacgcagagacatagaAATGATaaccatgagttcatctgactgggtaaatggAAACAATGGATTAGTTGTCAAAATCTCCAACTATCCCTTAAGACTCTATTGTCATGGACATTTGGTTTGGGCATCTGTTTACAAAAGCACTACTTCTATATCTATCTGCACATACTATATCTAGGCTATGTGGCTCTCATGTAGGCTACCCCACCCACTCAATAGTGAGTCAGTTTTGAATGTGTGGGTCTTGTTTTGGTGTTCTGTCTTTGGCAGAGACTGGCAAAGAGTGTCTGTCTGAGTGACGGGACCAAGCTGTCTGCAGAAAAGATGGAGGACTCTGTGAAGGCGGAGAGTGCCGCTGATGGAGGAGGCCTGGTGTACGCAGAGAAAGAGCCAGAAGACACTCTCAGGTATAGAAATCTGGGATGGTCTAACTTCACTTCAGTGCTTTTTCTGAAAATGGATGGGGGCTGGGCAGTTTCTGGAAGTGAGAGGTCTCCTCTCATGTGTATGTTTGAGTGCCAGGGTGTGGGCAGGGTATGTTTCAGTTCTGTCAGATTTGGTCTGTCTCTTTTATTTCTGAGGAGAGTCGAAAACACTATGGGCCCATTTCCTGAACACAGATTAAACCTTCTCCTGGAGTTAAAAGCATGCTCAATGTAGAATAAGCTACATTgaaatttttttttctctccagaaCTAGGATTAATCTGGGTTTAGGAAGCCAGCCCTATGGGTCATGTAGTTAGTGTTTGCCTCTAGTTTCCCATGCGGTGTCAGCCAGTGTGCCCTCCCCACAGCCCCACAGACCTTTCTGAACTGCTGGCTGCCGGGACCAAAGAGGTTCACGAGAAGGCGGAGAACACCCAGTTTGTCAAGGACTTCCTCAGGGGGCGCATCCGCAAGGAGCTCTTCAAGGTCAGTCTGGAGAATAGAGCAGCCACTTAAGTCTTTTCTGAGACTTAATACTGCTGCATTCACTGTCTTGAACATTATGCATTATCTGACTTATCCACAGCAGTCAGTTAAGGGTGTAGGCATTTTGATCTAACTTTGACATCCTCACTTTGCAAACACTTTGTAAGATAATACTGTTAAGAATGGTGATGGGTCTTTCAGCACCACTGGTAATGAACAACCACTGTACTGAACAACAATATCCTGTAAGGCTTTAAAgaacatgaagtgctttgacatCCTCACTTTGTGAGACTTTGCCAGGATACAGAAAGGGATGTATCTTGAAAACGTGaatgttgacacacacacacactcacacagtattTGATGGACTGTCAAACATGGATTAATGAAAAATATTTGCAACTAAAATGTTTGTCTTGGGGTACAATtctgcatctctctccccctcagctgGGCGATGTGGCCCTCTACTACACCTACGAGGCCATGGAGGAGGAGATTGAGAGGAACAAAGATCATCCTGACTTCTCCCCGCTCTACTTCCCAGAGCTGAATAGACGTGACGCCCTGTCCCGCGACCTGGACTACTTCTATGGTGAGGACTGGCGGGAGCGGGTCAGCTGCTCGCCGGCCACACAACGCTACGTGGAACGCATCCACCAGGTGAGTAACCCAGAGGTTAGAGAGGTGGACCGGTAACCAGAAGGTCGCTGGTTCAAGTCCCAGGCTGGACGATGAAAAAAGTGGGGGCTGAACTGGCTACTGGAGGGCTGCTGGTTTCAGATTCACATTACCACCATCCGCTACCATTGTGCCTTTATGCAAGGCACTTCAGACCTAACACTACTCCATGGGTGCTGCACTGTGACTCCCTGTGCTGCTTCAATCCTCtggtgtgtgtggagtccagggGAGGTTGACAATACCATAAGCCAGTGAAGTTGTATGTGTATTTAGGTGGGTCAGGAAGAGCCGGTCTTGCTGGTGGCCCATGCCTACACCCGTTACATGGGAGACCTGTCCGGGGGCCAGGTGCTGAAGAAGGTGGCCCAGCGGGCGCTGAAGCTGCCATCGACGGGCGAGGGCGTCTACTTCTACCAGTTTGACGGCATCCACAGCGCCAAGGCCTTCAAGCAGCTGTACAGGAGCCGGATGAATGAGCTGGAGCTGGACATGGCCACCAAGGACAGGCTGGTGGCGGAGGCCGTGCTGGCCTTTCAGTTCAACatggaggtgaggaaggggaaggaagggaagagagagatagagctggggTTGATTAAAGAGTGAGACTGCTGCACCTACTGGTGTGGTGGGTCTTCCAGTAAACGGAGACTGCTGCACCTACTGGTGTGGTGGGTCTTCCAGTAAACGGAGACTGCTGCACCTACTGGTGTGGTGGGTCTTCCAGTAAACGGAGACTGCTGCACCTACTGGTGTGGTGGGTCTTCCAGTAAACGGAGACTGCTGCACCTGCTGGTGTGGTGGGTCTTCCAGTAAACGGAGACTGCTGCACCTACTGGTGTGGTGGGTCTTCCAGTAAACGGAGACTGCTGCACCTGCTGGTGTGGTGGGTCTTCCAGTAAACGGAGACTGCTGCACCTACTGGTGTGGTGGGTCTTCCAGTAAACGGAGACTGCTGCACCTACTGGTGTGGTGGGTCTTCCAGTAAACGGAGACTGCTGCACCTACTGGTGTGGTGGGTCTTCCAGTAAACGGAGACTGCTGCACCTGCTGGTGTGGTGGGTCTTCCAGTAAACGGAGACTGCTGCACCTACTGGTGTGGTGGGTCTTCTAATAATTCCTTCTAGGTGATGGTTGGAAATATTGCCATCTCATATCTGTGGGTccttgagtggcgcagcagtctatggcactgcatcgcagtgttagaggcatcactacatacCCGGGTTCGatctcgggctgtatcacaaccggtcgtgatcgggagtcccgtagggcggcgcacaattggcccagcgtcgtccgggttagggcaaggtttggccggggtagaccgtcattgtaaataagaatttgttattgcctgacttgcctagttaaataaaaatagacGTTTAGTTTTCAGAGGAAGCCAGGCCGCATTAATTTAGTGTCAAAGGTAGGACCCATTAGTTTAGTTTACTTTCAGAGGTAGGGCCACGGTAGTTTAGTTGCATTTCTCAGTATTGTATCATTTAATTAATCATTTGATCTCAGTAACCAGCCACTGTATTGATCCTGTCTTTGGAGATAAGAGTCTTGTGCCCAGGGAAAATTAGGGTCTTTGGCCAACAGCAGATGGTTGGATTTGTGCTTATCACCGTAAGCACTCTACCAACTGGTTCTGAGAGCGAAGCCAGACAATGCGCCATCTCTCATATTTCAATTTCAAGTGCACAGATATGATCATTAATTCACTTCCTCACATCTGGCTTCTGATTACATTACATAAATGTCAGATGTTGAACTTGATCATATTGTTATTACGGTTCTGCATCATGGCCATTTCTTTGACCAGCGGCACCTCCTTAAGTGAAATATCACTCCTTTCACTCGCCCACCGACCCAGTCACAATGTCAAACTGTTTGTGCTAAACTCTGGGTCAACACAATACAGCTTACTGTTTCAGTTCAGAGATTGTGTTCATGAGGACACACAATATCAAACTGTTCCAAAGTGTTGTGAAAAAGAAAAATGAGCTTTCCTTATTGGACCTTTTCAGATGGTACCTCCCTGTTTGACCTTTTTGTTCTGTTTTGTGCTGAGTGAACATGAACCAGTTGTAATCCCCTGTGTTTGGTGTCAGGTATTTGATGAGCTAGAGGAGATGGGTAAGGATATCCAGGAAGAGGTCATGGACGCGGGCATGCCTGTTCACGGGGCCCATGGGACCGGAGGAGACATCAACAAATGCCCCTACTACGCCGCACAAATGGGTACGCTGACACACAACTCCTGTAAGCTCTGTCTGGAAACAAAGTGATTGATCCAGAAAACCACCTGAAAGAAAGATTTGTTGTGCCATGTTAACAATACGCTGGCATTTAGAACCACAATACCCTTACCACACTGTCATGCTGGCTTGGATATTTacttttcacattgtcctttctaGCATGGCTCCAGCAACTACAGTGGGTCCCTAACCAGGCCAGTGCAGTGCTGCTTGGCCTGGCTTAGTGCTGTTAAAAATGGCAGAAGAGTGTTTCACATGGTAATGTGGGAGGTTTTCTGACCGTGTTCTTTGTCCTCTGTCTCAGCGGCCAGTGGGGGCTCGGCGTACGTCGGTCAGCTGGCCATGGCCGTCCTCAGACACCCCACAGGCCAGGTCCTATTCGCCGCCTGGGTCGCCGCCCTCGCCGGATTGGCTGCATGGTACTTCATGTGATCCGACCCACAGCCAATCGTTGGCTGTCCTGcaggaaaggaggagggaagACAAGGAGGGAAGACAAGAAGAATTGTTTTCTGAACGTTTGGATGAGAACCCATCCGTACCCAGACCTTGTAACcttccctcctccactcctctaattttctctctctactacctccctctccctccgtccTGTATCCTCCCACTATGGTTGGTCATATTTGTAGCTCTTAGTATCAATTTAGagccatttttttttattcaaaccTGTTATAGGATTTATTTCTTCTTGAGCTGACATGAGATGACAATTGATCTTACTTGATTAGATTATAGTGTGATTTGTTGTCAGGTTGAAGTCTCTTTAATAATCCCAAACAATTGTATTATGGAGTGATGCAGTAGAGTTAGAGGGGAAAAACAGATACCCTGCTATGACAAAAAAGCCTTTGTGGATTTTGACACTTAGGTTGCCATGGGGATTTGAAGGACTATATTCTGCTGTCCCCTGGGTGGCCCCACAATCAGTCCATCAAACCAAAATGTAATCTTGAAAATATTAGAGCAGTGAGCCTTTGCTTGAAGTGGACTGAATTAGGTGCCGGTACTCTTTATTTAGGTGGTGGAACTGAACAAGTAGAACCTTTGAGGTGCTGGCACTTTGTAGCGGTGAGCAGCAGCCCAACTCAAACACTGCTGAGCCAGAAACAGTCAAAGTAACACGTTCTATGCATATGTTAATATGCAGATCTGGCAAAGTGTAGGAGTATTTCTGCAGGG is a genomic window containing:
- the LOC106606500 gene encoding heme oxygenase 2 — encoded protein: MEDSVKAESAADGGGLVYAEKEPEDTLSPTDLSELLAAGTKEVHEKAENTQFVKDFLRGRIRKELFKLGDVALYYTYEAMEEEIERNKDHPDFSPLYFPELNRRDALSRDLDYFYGEDWRERVSCSPATQRYVERIHQVGQEEPVLLVAHAYTRYMGDLSGGQVLKKVAQRALKLPSTGEGVYFYQFDGIHSAKAFKQLYRSRMNELELDMATKDRLVAEAVLAFQFNMEVFDELEEMGKDIQEEVMDAGMPVHGAHGTGGDINKCPYYAAQMAASGGSAYVGQLAMAVLRHPTGQVLFAAWVAALAGLAAWYFM